One segment of Proteus appendicitidis DNA contains the following:
- a CDS encoding divergent polysaccharide deacetylase family protein has protein sequence MKLLGTLQRKRSFLLSLMLLSLVVSTPAFAAKLAIVIDDFGYRKKEDNQVLQLPTAVSIAILPDSPHGKEVATKAHAQGREILIHMPMAPISKQPLERDTLKPSMDQAEINRIIQHAISNVPYAVGMNNHMGSAMTSDRQAMDRVIKALNHSNIYFLDSVTIGNTQAAIAAKAAGVPSLRRHVFLDNVQTEAETRQQLARAIALARKNGSAIAIGHPHPSTVRALQQQLPLLPADIQLVAPSALLKPQTEKPIQPEPPKVTPPTEQPQEPKPASWLKPAQEAIISMKKSTLINTLSSGFSSSEKKKIPPTPKEIGEVEK, from the coding sequence TTGAAATTACTTGGCACATTACAACGCAAGCGCTCTTTTCTACTCAGTTTAATGTTGCTAAGCCTGGTTGTGAGTACTCCCGCATTTGCAGCCAAATTAGCCATTGTGATTGATGATTTTGGTTATCGAAAAAAAGAAGATAACCAAGTTTTACAACTTCCTACAGCTGTTTCTATCGCCATTTTGCCTGATTCTCCTCATGGTAAAGAAGTGGCAACAAAAGCCCATGCACAAGGACGAGAAATTCTGATCCATATGCCAATGGCACCCATTAGCAAACAACCTCTGGAGCGCGATACCCTAAAACCGTCTATGGATCAGGCTGAAATTAACCGCATTATTCAGCATGCTATTAGTAATGTTCCTTACGCTGTCGGTATGAATAACCATATGGGTAGTGCGATGACATCCGATAGACAAGCAATGGATAGAGTCATTAAAGCCCTTAATCACTCAAACATCTATTTTTTAGATAGCGTGACTATTGGTAATACTCAAGCTGCGATTGCTGCAAAAGCTGCTGGTGTTCCCTCTTTACGCCGTCATGTTTTCTTAGATAACGTACAAACCGAAGCTGAAACTCGCCAACAGTTAGCTCGTGCGATTGCTTTAGCGCGTAAAAATGGCTCGGCAATTGCGATTGGGCACCCTCACCCTTCAACCGTTAGAGCATTACAGCAACAGTTGCCTTTATTGCCTGCGGATATTCAACTGGTTGCACCGAGTGCTCTATTAAAACCACAGACAGAAAAACCAATACAACCAGAACCACCCAAAGTCACACCACCAACAGAACAGCCACAAGAGCCAAAACCTGCGTCTTGGTTAAAACCCGCACAAGAAGCCATTATTTCGATGAAAAAAAGCACGTTGATTAATACCTTATCAAGCGGGTTTAGCTCCTCAGAAAAAAAGAAAATACCGCCTACGCCAAAGGAAATCGGCGAAGTTGAAAAATAA
- the rfaF gene encoding ADP-heptose--LPS heptosyltransferase RfaF — MKIFVVGPSWVGDMMMSQSLYRTLKALHPAATIDVMAPAWCRPLLEKMPEVDNAIPMPLGHGALAIGERRRLGKQLRENGYTHAYVLPNSFKSALVPFFADIPKRTGWRGEMRYGLLNDLRPLDKNAFPLMVERYVALAYDKQKVQKATDLPQPLLWPKLSVTENDISTTLAQFSLSTQRPAIGFCPGAEFGPAKRWPHYHYAALAQKLIAEQGYQIFLFGSQKDKEAGEEIKQALTPEAREACFNLAGETSLEQAVNLIASCKAIISNDSGLMHVAAALERPLVALYGPSSPDFTPPLSHKARVIRLITGYHKVRKGDAEQGYHQSLIDIQPEKVFAELENLLSTEPSA, encoded by the coding sequence ATGAAAATCTTTGTGGTAGGACCTTCATGGGTCGGGGACATGATGATGTCTCAAAGTCTTTATCGTACATTGAAAGCATTACATCCTGCGGCAACCATTGATGTGATGGCACCAGCATGGTGCCGTCCATTACTCGAAAAAATGCCAGAAGTTGATAATGCCATTCCTATGCCACTAGGTCATGGTGCGTTAGCGATTGGTGAACGCCGTCGTTTAGGAAAACAATTAAGAGAGAATGGTTACACGCACGCTTATGTATTACCTAACTCGTTTAAATCTGCATTAGTCCCTTTCTTTGCAGATATTCCTAAGCGTACAGGCTGGCGTGGCGAAATGCGTTACGGCTTATTAAATGATTTACGCCCTTTAGATAAAAACGCATTTCCTTTAATGGTTGAACGCTATGTGGCTTTGGCTTATGACAAGCAAAAAGTCCAAAAAGCGACAGATTTACCTCAACCTTTGCTTTGGCCTAAGTTATCAGTTACTGAAAATGATATTTCTACCACATTAGCTCAATTTTCATTATCGACACAGCGCCCTGCCATTGGTTTTTGCCCCGGTGCCGAATTTGGCCCTGCAAAACGTTGGCCTCATTATCATTATGCGGCTTTAGCACAAAAATTAATTGCTGAGCAGGGTTATCAGATTTTCCTTTTTGGCTCTCAAAAAGATAAAGAAGCCGGTGAAGAGATAAAACAAGCCTTAACGCCAGAAGCCCGCGAAGCCTGTTTTAATCTGGCTGGTGAAACCAGTCTTGAACAAGCGGTTAATTTGATTGCATCTTGTAAAGCCATCATCAGCAACGATTCTGGTTTAATGCATGTGGCAGCCGCCTTAGAGCGCCCATTAGTCGCTCTTTATGGTCCAAGTAGCCCTGATTTTACGCCACCGTTATCCCACAAAGCACGAGTGATCCGTTTAATTACCGGTTATCACAAAGTGCGTAAAGGGGATGCGGAGCAAGGCTATCACCAAAGCTTAATTGATATTCAGCCAGAGAAGGTTTTTGCTGAATTAGAAAATTTACTGTCAACGGAGCCATCTGCGTGA
- the tdh gene encoding L-threonine 3-dehydrogenase, with amino-acid sequence MKALSKLKAQEGIWMTDVPVPELGHNDVMIKIRKTAICGTDVHIYNWDEWSQKTIPVPMVVGHEYIGEIVAIGQEVKGFNIGDRVSGEGHITCGHCRNCRGGRTHLCRNTIGVGVNRPGCFAEYLVIPAFNAFKIPDNIPDELAAIFDPFGNAVHTALSFDLVGEDVLVSGAGPIGIMAAAICKHVGARHVVITDVNEYRLDLAKKMGVTRAVNVSKENLIDVMKELGMIEGFDVGLEMSGAPPAFRTMLNTMNHGGRIALLGIPPSDMAIDWGQVIFKGLFIKGIYGREMFETWYKMATLIQSGLDLSPIITHQFPIDEFQKGFDIMRSGQSGKVILDWQ; translated from the coding sequence ATGAAAGCATTGTCAAAATTAAAAGCACAAGAAGGTATTTGGATGACTGATGTTCCAGTACCTGAACTTGGTCATAACGATGTGATGATCAAAATTCGTAAAACAGCAATTTGTGGCACTGATGTTCATATTTATAACTGGGATGAGTGGTCACAAAAAACAATTCCTGTTCCTATGGTTGTGGGTCATGAATATATCGGCGAAATTGTTGCGATAGGACAAGAAGTGAAAGGTTTTAATATTGGTGATCGCGTTTCTGGTGAAGGGCATATCACTTGTGGTCATTGTCGTAATTGTCGTGGTGGTCGTACGCATTTATGCCGTAATACCATTGGAGTGGGTGTAAATCGCCCAGGCTGTTTTGCTGAATATCTGGTTATCCCTGCCTTTAATGCCTTTAAAATCCCAGACAATATTCCTGATGAATTAGCCGCTATTTTTGACCCATTTGGTAATGCTGTTCATACCGCGTTATCTTTTGATTTAGTGGGTGAAGATGTGCTGGTTTCTGGTGCTGGTCCCATTGGGATTATGGCTGCGGCAATCTGTAAACATGTGGGTGCGCGCCATGTGGTGATCACGGATGTTAATGAATATCGCCTTGATCTCGCGAAAAAAATGGGAGTAACCAGAGCTGTAAATGTTAGCAAAGAAAACCTAATCGATGTGATGAAAGAATTGGGTATGATCGAAGGTTTTGATGTGGGATTAGAAATGTCAGGCGCACCTCCTGCGTTTCGTACCATGCTTAATACCATGAATCATGGCGGTCGTATTGCGCTTTTAGGTATTCCACCTTCTGATATGGCAATTGATTGGGGACAAGTTATCTTTAAGGGCTTGTTTATTAAAGGTATCTACGGTCGTGAGATGTTCGAAACATGGTACAAGATGGCGACACTTATTCAATCTGGTCTTGATCTCTCTCCGATTATTACGCATCAATTCCCAATTGATGAGTTCCAAAAAGGCTTTGATATCATGCGCTCAGGTCAATCAGGTAAAGTGATTTTAGATTGGCAGTGA
- the rfaD gene encoding ADP-glyceromanno-heptose 6-epimerase produces MIIVTGGAGFIGSNIVKALNDEGYTDILVVDNLKDGTKFVNLVDLNITDYMDKEDFIASIVAGDDFGDIDAVFHEGACSSTTEWDGKYMMDNNYQYSKELLHFCLERKIPFLYASSAATYGGRTDNFIEDRKYEAPLNVYGYSKFLFDEYVRQILPEADSMICGFRYFNVYGPREGHKGGMASVAFHLNNQVNAGQNPKLFEGSETFQRDFIYVGDVAAVNLWFWRNNVSGIFNCGTGRAESFQAVADAVIAHHKDKDLSIEHIEFPEKLKGRYQAFTQADLTNLRKAGYTAPFKTVAEGVELYMQWLNQGK; encoded by the coding sequence ATGATTATCGTCACGGGCGGTGCAGGTTTTATCGGCAGCAATATTGTTAAAGCATTAAATGATGAAGGTTATACTGATATTTTAGTTGTTGATAACCTTAAAGATGGCACCAAGTTCGTGAATTTGGTCGATCTAAATATTACCGATTACATGGATAAAGAAGATTTTATTGCCAGCATTGTTGCTGGTGATGATTTTGGTGATATTGATGCGGTTTTCCATGAAGGTGCTTGCTCTTCTACCACCGAGTGGGATGGCAAATATATGATGGATAACAACTATCAATATTCTAAAGAGCTACTCCATTTTTGCCTTGAGCGTAAAATTCCTTTCTTATATGCCTCTTCTGCTGCCACTTATGGCGGTCGTACTGATAATTTTATCGAAGATAGAAAATACGAAGCACCTTTAAATGTCTACGGTTATTCAAAATTCTTATTCGATGAATATGTGCGCCAAATTTTACCTGAAGCAGATTCGATGATTTGTGGCTTCCGTTATTTTAATGTTTATGGCCCTCGTGAAGGACATAAAGGCGGTATGGCAAGTGTGGCATTCCATTTAAATAACCAAGTAAATGCTGGTCAAAATCCAAAATTATTTGAAGGCAGCGAAACCTTCCAACGTGACTTTATTTATGTCGGTGACGTGGCTGCGGTTAATTTATGGTTCTGGCGTAATAATGTATCGGGAATTTTTAACTGTGGTACAGGTCGTGCTGAATCATTCCAAGCTGTTGCTGATGCCGTTATTGCACATCATAAAGATAAAGATCTCTCTATCGAACATATTGAGTTCCCAGAAAAATTGAAAGGTCGCTATCAAGCCTTTACACAAGCAGATCTCACAAACTTACGTAAAGCAGGTTATACCGCACCATTTAAAACGGTTGCCGAAGGCGTCGAGCTTTATATGCAATGGTTAAATCAAGGTAAATAA
- a CDS encoding polysaccharide deacetylase family protein, translating into MKKPAFIITLDTEGDNLWENECDITTKNTHFLPRFQQLCEHFHFKPVWLTNYEMVMDDAYIEFARDVIARNTGEIGMHLHAWNSPPLVPLTNNDLHHQPYLIEYPKDQMREKIALMTHLLEDKLQTKMLSHRAGRWAFNEIYAQLLVEFGYQVDCSVTPKVDWRFTKGDPAQSGGTNYTDFPSHAYFMDLEDITKVGNSTLLEVPMSIQYKHSPLMNKFKQGYDKLRGKQRAPSVNWLRPKGGNAQQMIDVAEKSLAQGHSHIEFMLHSSEFMPGGSPTFRTEKDIEGLYNDLETLFSFLKDKVQGMTLAEYYQSKVQAK; encoded by the coding sequence ATGAAAAAACCAGCATTTATTATCACATTAGATACCGAAGGCGATAATCTTTGGGAAAATGAATGTGATATCACGACTAAAAATACGCACTTTCTACCCCGTTTTCAGCAACTTTGCGAGCATTTTCATTTTAAACCCGTTTGGTTAACAAACTATGAAATGGTAATGGATGATGCTTATATTGAGTTTGCTCGTGATGTTATTGCTCGTAATACGGGCGAAATTGGTATGCACTTGCATGCATGGAATAGCCCACCACTCGTGCCTTTAACCAATAATGATTTACATCATCAGCCTTATTTAATTGAATACCCTAAAGATCAAATGCGAGAAAAAATCGCGTTAATGACCCACTTGCTAGAAGATAAACTACAAACAAAAATGTTAAGTCATCGAGCTGGTCGTTGGGCATTTAATGAGATTTATGCACAGCTTTTAGTTGAATTTGGTTATCAAGTTGATTGTTCTGTAACACCTAAAGTGGATTGGCGTTTTACTAAAGGTGATCCCGCGCAATCAGGTGGAACAAATTACACTGATTTTCCAAGTCATGCTTACTTTATGGATCTAGAGGATATTACTAAAGTAGGAAATTCAACGTTGCTAGAAGTGCCGATGAGCATTCAATATAAGCACTCACCTTTAATGAACAAATTTAAGCAAGGTTATGACAAATTAAGAGGTAAGCAACGAGCGCCTTCAGTAAATTGGTTACGCCCTAAAGGTGGTAATGCACAGCAAATGATTGACGTTGCTGAAAAATCATTAGCTCAAGGTCACTCTCATATTGAATTTATGCTGCACTCATCAGAATTTATGCCGGGTGGTAGTCCCACATTCCGCACAGAAAAAGATATTGAAGGGCTATATAACGATTTGGAAACGCTATTTAGTTTCTTAAAAGATAAAGTGCAGGGCATGACGTTGGCTGAGTATTATCAAAGTAAGGTGCAGGCAAAATAA
- a CDS encoding glycine C-acetyltransferase, with amino-acid sequence MSTHSFYQQINQQLEQTRQDGLFKNERIITSSQSADIAVADGSHVINFCANNYLGLANHPKLIEAAKAGMDSHGFGMASVRFICGTQDSHKVLENKIAEFLGMEDAILYSSCFDANGGLFETLMGPEDAIISDALNHASIIDGVRLCKAKRYRYANNNMAELRTQLEKAKAENARHIMIATDGVFSMDGVIADLKSICDLADEFGALVMVDDSHAVGFVGEQGRGTHEYCDVMDRIDIITGTLGKALGGASGGYTAARKEVVEWLRQRSRPYLFSNSLAPAIVSASIAVLDMLKTGDEIRARLWRNASLFREKMSAAGFTLAGADHAIIPVMLGDAKLAQEFATRLLDEGIYVTGFFYPVVPQGQARIRTQMSAAHTTEQIERAVAAFIKIGKELNVIA; translated from the coding sequence ATGTCTACCCACTCTTTCTATCAACAAATTAATCAACAACTCGAACAAACTCGTCAAGATGGCCTCTTTAAAAATGAGCGCATCATCACTTCTTCACAAAGCGCAGATATTGCTGTTGCTGATGGAAGCCATGTTATTAACTTCTGTGCTAATAACTATCTCGGTTTAGCCAATCATCCCAAACTGATTGAAGCGGCAAAAGCAGGAATGGATAGCCATGGTTTTGGTATGGCGTCTGTGCGTTTTATTTGTGGTACTCAAGATTCACATAAAGTATTAGAAAATAAAATTGCTGAATTTTTAGGTATGGAAGATGCCATTTTGTATTCATCTTGCTTTGATGCCAATGGTGGATTATTTGAAACATTAATGGGGCCGGAAGATGCGATTATTTCTGATGCCTTAAATCATGCTTCTATTATTGATGGTGTACGTTTATGTAAAGCAAAACGCTATCGCTACGCGAATAACAATATGGCTGAACTGCGTACACAACTTGAAAAAGCCAAAGCAGAGAATGCTCGCCATATTATGATCGCCACTGATGGCGTATTTTCTATGGATGGTGTGATTGCCGATCTCAAATCTATCTGTGATTTAGCGGATGAATTCGGTGCATTAGTGATGGTCGATGATTCGCATGCCGTGGGTTTTGTGGGTGAACAAGGTCGCGGAACTCATGAGTATTGTGATGTGATGGACAGAATCGACATTATCACGGGCACTTTAGGTAAAGCATTAGGCGGTGCATCGGGTGGTTATACCGCTGCACGTAAAGAAGTGGTTGAGTGGTTACGTCAGCGTTCTCGTCCTTATTTATTCTCTAACTCGTTAGCGCCTGCGATTGTTTCTGCTTCTATTGCTGTTTTAGATATGCTGAAAACCGGTGATGAAATACGCGCTCGTTTATGGCGTAACGCTTCGCTTTTCCGTGAAAAAATGAGTGCAGCGGGTTTTACATTGGCTGGTGCGGATCACGCTATTATTCCGGTGATGTTAGGCGATGCGAAATTAGCCCAAGAGTTTGCAACACGCTTACTTGATGAAGGGATTTATGTCACTGGGTTCTTCTATCCTGTTGTACCTCAAGGGCAAGCACGTATTCGTACACAAATGTCAGCAGCACACACAACTGAACAAATTGAGCGTGCAGTGGCAGCATTTATCAAAATTGGCAAAGAACTTAATGTGATTGCATAA
- a CDS encoding glycosyltransferase family 9 protein encodes MKLKKLKWVHNFLNIYNPLFGKMKKTDMFSSDIQFNSILIFSTTALGDFMFNTPAIRAIRAHYPDAHITLVSSEKNRLLVENYDQIDSVIYWDNKIKNLLPIALQAKKYKPELAVILHSHLPYDVLFAVMAGCQYILRNTFHELPKWFTKWIVADHNTTPVHLVQSKLDLVSHLGITNVSTDMEIPCKIKLLPKVEYKVIGFQMGTSTPERRWAVSHFVELAQQLINSDNSLIIKLIGAPHEQNLSDEFFKLLPVNYHKNIENLVGKTSLPDLLSHINMMNVLVTGDTGPLHLAITLKRPTVSLFVTANPCSTGPYQDLELHTVIKKEPLCCETPELIMDVITVDEVFNAVNKTLKSE; translated from the coding sequence ATGAAGTTGAAAAAATTAAAATGGGTACATAACTTCTTAAATATCTATAACCCACTTTTTGGCAAGATGAAAAAAACGGATATGTTTTCATCAGATATTCAATTTAACAGTATTCTTATTTTTTCAACAACAGCGCTGGGGGATTTTATGTTTAATACCCCAGCGATAAGAGCGATCCGTGCGCATTATCCAGATGCTCATATCACATTAGTTTCGAGTGAGAAAAATAGGTTATTAGTTGAAAACTATGACCAAATAGACAGTGTGATTTATTGGGATAATAAAATAAAAAACTTACTTCCTATTGCCTTACAGGCAAAAAAGTATAAGCCTGAATTAGCCGTAATTTTACATTCTCATCTCCCTTATGATGTGCTATTCGCAGTAATGGCAGGTTGCCAGTATATTTTGCGTAATACTTTTCATGAACTTCCTAAGTGGTTTACAAAATGGATTGTTGCTGATCATAACACCACACCAGTACATCTTGTTCAAAGTAAATTAGATCTCGTCAGTCATTTAGGCATCACAAATGTAAGCACTGATATGGAGATCCCTTGTAAGATAAAGTTATTACCAAAAGTAGAATATAAAGTCATTGGCTTTCAGATGGGGACGTCAACGCCAGAACGGAGATGGGCTGTCTCTCATTTTGTCGAGTTAGCTCAACAATTAATTAACAGTGATAATTCATTGATAATTAAATTAATTGGAGCACCTCATGAGCAAAATTTATCTGATGAGTTTTTCAAATTACTTCCTGTTAATTATCACAAAAATATAGAAAACTTAGTAGGTAAAACATCATTACCTGACCTATTAAGCCATATCAATATGATGAACGTATTAGTGACTGGTGATACAGGACCTTTACATCTAGCGATTACATTAAAACGACCAACAGTGAGTTTATTTGTCACCGCAAATCCTTGTTCAACAGGTCCTTATCAAGATCTTGAGCTACATACCGTCATTAAGAAAGAGCCTCTCTGTTGTGAAACTCCAGAGCTGATCATGGATGTAATTACGGTTGATGAAGTCTTTAATGCGGTAAATAAAACCCTAAAAAGCGAATAA
- the rfaC gene encoding lipopolysaccharide heptosyltransferase RfaC, giving the protein MKRVLIVKTSSMGDVLHTLPALTDAINVYPDIRFDWAVEEGFAQIPSWHQAVDTVIPVAIRRWRKNWFSAPIRAERAQFRQTIQTHHYDAVIDAQGLLKSAFLVTRYAKGTKHGYSRQSAREPLASFFYDIRHDVSKKMHAVERIRQLFALSLNYPIPQSQGDYGIAQHFLSLPSFDERPYLVFLHATTRDEKHWPESHWRELIALLADSGLRIKLPWGAEHEHQRAIRLAKDFDYVDVLPKMSLAEVAQVIAGAKTVVSVDTGLSHLTAALDKPNITLFGPTDPGLIGGYGKAQTAIKADGGDIGEIKPQQIFSLLDM; this is encoded by the coding sequence GTGAAGCGGGTATTAATTGTTAAAACCTCTTCCATGGGGGATGTTTTACACACCTTGCCAGCATTAACTGATGCAATAAATGTATATCCTGATATCCGTTTTGACTGGGCTGTTGAAGAAGGTTTTGCACAAATTCCAAGCTGGCACCAAGCTGTTGATACCGTTATTCCAGTGGCAATACGCCGTTGGCGTAAAAATTGGTTTAGTGCACCTATTCGTGCTGAGCGTGCGCAATTTCGTCAAACGATCCAAACACATCATTACGATGCGGTTATTGATGCACAAGGTTTACTAAAAAGTGCATTTTTGGTAACTCGATACGCCAAAGGCACTAAACACGGTTATTCTCGTCAAAGCGCCCGTGAACCTTTAGCCAGTTTTTTCTACGATATTCGCCACGATGTTAGTAAAAAAATGCACGCCGTTGAGCGAATTCGCCAGCTGTTTGCCTTAAGCTTAAATTACCCCATTCCACAATCTCAAGGTGATTATGGGATTGCACAGCATTTTCTCTCTCTTCCATCCTTTGATGAACGCCCTTATTTGGTATTCTTACACGCAACAACTCGTGATGAAAAACACTGGCCAGAATCTCATTGGCGAGAATTAATCGCCCTACTTGCTGATTCAGGATTGCGCATTAAGTTACCTTGGGGCGCAGAGCATGAACATCAACGCGCTATCCGCCTAGCCAAAGATTTTGACTATGTTGATGTGTTGCCAAAAATGTCGCTCGCGGAGGTTGCTCAAGTGATTGCGGGTGCAAAAACTGTGGTTTCTGTGGATACAGGGTTAAGCCACTTAACCGCAGCCTTAGATAAACCGAATATCACCTTATTTGGCCCTACCGATCCCGGTTTAATTGGCGGTTACGGTAAGGCACAAACCGCTATAAAAGCGGATGGTGGGGATATTGGGGAGATAAAACCACAGCAAATATTTAGCCTTCTTGATATGTAG
- the envC gene encoding murein hydrolase activator EnvC has product MAEKMDLQKKTHPSYRVFSLPLITLLISTALFSASPVFANTLTDNRNQLKDLQTTIAEKEKQVQEQQKQRTALLNQLKTQETQISSAGRSVHETQNRLQTLGKEIKTITANIARLQKQYQSQQELLARQMDAAYRQGKHQGIELLFRGEEGQREERILAYYSYINDARKETMAELAQTSKELEAEKAAQQAKQNEQKQALTKQQQEKQKLDNALAARQKTLTQLESTLKADQKNLATMRANEAQLRNKIAQAEREAKARAEREAREAARIAAKQREAQQRGSTYKPTAEEQSLMSRTGGLGKPAGQAIWPIRGSLLHRFGESISGSGELRWKGIVIPAAQGTEVKAIADGRVLLADWLQGYGLVVVVEHGKGDMSLYGYNQSALVNVGQQVKAGQPIALVGNSGGQERSALYFEIRRQGKAVNPVPWLGR; this is encoded by the coding sequence ATGGCAGAGAAAATGGATCTTCAAAAAAAAACACATCCGTCTTATCGTGTATTTTCTTTACCGTTAATCACGTTGCTTATTAGCACCGCTCTCTTTTCTGCATCCCCTGTTTTTGCTAACACATTAACGGATAACCGCAATCAGCTAAAAGATCTACAAACTACGATTGCAGAAAAAGAAAAACAGGTTCAAGAACAACAAAAACAACGTACAGCCCTTCTTAATCAATTAAAAACACAAGAAACTCAAATCTCTAGTGCGGGTCGATCTGTGCATGAAACCCAAAACCGCTTACAAACATTGGGTAAAGAGATCAAAACCATTACCGCCAATATTGCACGCTTACAAAAACAATATCAGTCTCAACAAGAATTATTAGCGCGCCAAATGGATGCAGCTTATCGTCAAGGTAAGCACCAAGGTATAGAGCTTCTATTTCGTGGTGAAGAAGGTCAGCGTGAAGAGCGTATTTTAGCGTATTACAGCTATATTAATGATGCGCGGAAAGAAACAATGGCAGAGCTTGCGCAAACCTCAAAAGAGCTTGAAGCCGAAAAAGCAGCGCAGCAAGCAAAACAAAATGAGCAAAAACAAGCTTTAACAAAACAACAGCAAGAAAAACAAAAGCTGGATAATGCCTTAGCCGCTCGACAAAAAACACTGACTCAACTTGAATCAACCTTAAAGGCTGATCAGAAAAACTTAGCGACGATGCGAGCTAACGAAGCGCAATTAAGAAATAAAATTGCGCAAGCTGAGCGTGAAGCCAAAGCACGAGCAGAACGTGAAGCCCGAGAAGCGGCACGTATTGCGGCCAAACAGCGTGAAGCCCAACAACGCGGTTCAACCTATAAACCTACCGCCGAAGAGCAGTCATTAATGTCACGTACAGGCGGTTTAGGTAAACCAGCCGGGCAAGCAATTTGGCCAATCAGAGGCTCTTTATTACACCGTTTTGGTGAGTCTATTTCTGGCTCTGGTGAATTACGTTGGAAAGGTATTGTGATACCCGCGGCACAGGGTACAGAAGTAAAAGCCATTGCTGATGGACGAGTATTATTAGCTGACTGGCTTCAAGGTTATGGTTTAGTGGTTGTGGTTGAACACGGTAAAGGTGATATGAGCCTTTATGGTTATAACCAAAGTGCTTTAGTGAATGTTGGTCAACAGGTTAAAGCTGGTCAACCTATTGCTTTAGTGGGTAACAGTGGTGGGCAAGAGCGTTCAGCACTCTATTTTGAAATCAGACGTCAAGGAAAAGCAGTGAACCCTGTTCCTTGGCTTGGGAGGTAG